The nucleotide sequence ACGTCGCCATATTGTACTCTGCCGATACAAGGAAGATGACCGCGCTGATGGAGGTGATTGCGCGTACGAAGGAATAGACCAACGCCGCAGTGATCGCCGGGCGCAGCAGCGGCAGAATGACCTTGCGGATCGTGCGGAAGCTGTTTGCCCGCAGCGTCAGGGAGGCTTCATCTAGGCTCTTGTCGAGCTGGCTCATGGCTGCGACCCCCCCACGCACGCCCACCGGCATGTTGCGGAACACGAAACATGCAATCAGGATCAGCGCTGTGCCGGTCATTTCAAGCGGCGGCAAGTTGAAGGCCATGACATAGCTGACGCCGATTACCGTTCCGGGGATGGCAAAACTCAGCATCAGGGCAAATTCGAAAACATTGCGTCCGACAAAACGCTGACGAACGATCAGATAAGCCGTCAGCAGACCGACTGCCGCAGTGAGTGGTGCCGATAGCAGTGAAATTTCCATGGTCGTCCAGAACGAGTTCCACGCCACGCCGGTCCATGCAATGCCGTTCTCGGTCCAATTGATAGAAAAGGCCCGTGCGTAATGTTCGACCGTCAGCGTATTATCGAGCCCCCACTGTCGCACGAAGCCGCCGATGAGGATCATCGCATAAACAACGACAGTGAAAACCATCCAAGGGATGACAAGGGCATAAACGCCGATTTTTAGCCCGCGTGGCAAGCCGGCATGCATTCCGGAATCACCCTTGCCGGTCACCGTGGCGAAGTTCTTGCCGGAAAGCCATACGCGTTGAATGAGAAACGCGGTCAATGTAAAGCACAGCAACACGATAGCGAGAACCGCCGCACGCGAGGGATCGTTTTGGGCGCCCACCACGGCAAAGAATATTTCTGTCGAGAGCACGCCATTGCTGCCGCCGAGCACCATCGGATTGCCGAAATCCGCCATGCTTTCTATGAAGGCGATGAGAAACGCATTGGCAAGGCCCGGCGCCATCAGAGGCAATGAAACCTTGCGGAACGTCCGCCAGCGATCGGCACGCAGGGTTTGCGATGCCTCTTCCATTGACGGGGACACACCTTCGACAACGCCGATTAGCACGAGGAAGGAAATGGGCGTAAACGACAGGACCTGAGCGATCCATATGCCAATGAGGCCGTAGAGCCACCGTCCGGGCTCGATGCCGAATATGCTGGATAACTGCTCCGTCACGACCCCCGCGCGGCCAAAAAGCAGCGTCAAAGCAAGCCCGACGACGAAGGGCGGCGTGATGATCGGCAATATGGTGAGAAGCCGCAATCCCTTCTTGAAAGGAAAACCCGTGCGGGTAGCGACCAGTGCAAAGGCGAGGCCCAGCACTGTGGACCCCGTCGCCGTCATCAGCGCCAGCCACAATGTGCGCCATGCGACGCCACACCGTCCTTCCCCGACAAGACAGGCCAGGCTCCAGATCGAGGAATCCTGAATATTGTCAATAAACCCTTCAGGCTTGAACGAGCCATCGAAATCCTGCACCGACCCGGCAAACATGCTGATGACAGGATAGAAGACAAATACAGCTACCAGCGCGACAAGCAGGGTGATGGAAGAGACGACGAAAGCGTCCCCCTTCATCACGCCGCGTTCCGCCAGACCAAACGAAAAAATGAGCAGAAAGCATAGGCCTGTCAGGATCGCTCCTGCGCCGAAGGCCGGCTGACCGTCTGCGAGCGTGCCGAACAGATTTTCGCTGATCGTCCAGTTCCAGCCGGAAAAGCCGATAGCCAGCCCTTGCAGCGCCAGAAATATCACACCAAGGAGACTTGCCCAGACTAAAACACCGCTACGACGCTCTACAGGCAATATGAAACGGGCAGAGGCGCAGAGAAGCATCAACACGGCGATAGCGCCAAGCCACGGACGCCCGAAGAAGGCCATTTGCCAGAAGCCCGGCGCCGTTGCACCGTCGCCATACATTCCGTCCAGCCAACCGAAACTCAGAAAGCCGTCTTCAATGCGGTACCAAGGCAGCAAGACAAATGCTGCCAACGCCAGCATAAGAACAATATTCAGTCTGCGATTATGCTGTTTCATGAATGTCCGTGTCCTCCCCATGGAGATTCCAAGGAATGACCAGCGCTCCGGCTCCTGCATTCTTCAGGAATACCGCTGGCAGCTCCGCCATTTGGAAATGGTGCGTCGCACAACAGGAGCGGCGCACCCGGATTTCAAGCTAACGAAAGATCAGTTGGCGTGCGCGCCGATTTCCTTATCCCAGCGCTCGAGCAATTCCTTGCGCTTGGCCGGTTCGCCATATGTCTTGAAGTCATAATCAATGAGCTTGATGTCCTCGAAGCGCGGCGATTCCTTTGGCACTTCAGCCGACTTGTTCGACGGCAACTGGAAGGACTTCGCATCCTTCATGTGCGACTGCACTTCGGCGGTCAGCGCCCAGTCATACCACTTCTTGGCGTTCTCAAGATTCTTGGCACCCTTTATGATGGACATTGAGCCAATTTCATAACCAGTGCCTTCGCACGGTGCGACTGACTTGATCGGGAAGCCTTCCGCCGTCATCGAAACCGCATCGTGCATGAAGACGATGCCGATACCTGTCTCCCCTCGCGCCGCCGACTTGACCGGGGCCGAGCCTGATTTGGTGTACTGCGATACGTTCTCGTTGAGCTTCTTCAAATATTCATAGGCCTTGTCTTCGCCCATGATCTGCACGAGCGTAGCCAACGCCGTATAGGCCGTGCCTGAAGAGTTCGGGTTGGCCATCTGGATTTCGCCCTTGTAGGATGCGTCGAGCAAATCAGCCCAGCATTTCGGCTCTTTCAGGTTTTTCTTGGCCAGAATATCAGTATTGTAACCCCAACCGAGCGCACCGGCATAAACCCCGACCGTGCGGAATCCGGAGCTTTCGGCCTGCTTCTTGGCCCAATCATTCAGTTGCTCGAGCATCGGCGACTTATACTCAAGCGTCAGCCCTTCGGAAGCTGCCTGCAGGTGCGGATCGCCCGTGCCGGCCCACCAGATGTCGGTTTTCGGATTGCGCGCTTCGGCCCGTATCTTGGCGTAGGTTTCACCGGAAGAAAGCCGGACCATGTTGACCTTGATGCCGGTATCCTTCTCGAACATGTTCTTCATCTGCTCGCAGATGACCACATCCGCCGAACAAATGAGATTGAGATTGCCTGCGGCCTGCGCAGAAAAAGCAAATGAAGATACGCCCGCAGCGAGCGCAGCAACGAAAAATGCCGAACGCATTGTTTTCCTCCCTTTATGCGGCGCCTCCACGCCGACGCTTTTGCAAGCGTGTGCATAGTCTTTGCTTTTTATAAAAGCCTGTCAATGCCTTTGTAAATTTTATTCTGAAACCATAAAAAATAATCCAATAATTCTGTTTTAGAGCATTTCCAGCAAAAGTGTGAAACGGTTTTGGGATGGATAATGCGCTAAAACAAACACTTAGAGCGGTTCCGGCGATTCTGTTAGAACAGGAACCGCTCCAGGTTATCGGTGCACAGCCATGCAAGACCGACCGAAAAAGAAAAAGGCGGCCGCAGCCGCCTTTTTTGGGTCAGCCGATTGCCATCAGGCTGGCATTGCCACCCGCAGCCGTGGTGTTGATCGAGGTCGAAACTTCTTCCAGAAGCCAATTGAGGCAATAGGCGTCCGGGTTGTTTGCCAGTTCTTCCGAGGAAGCCGCCTGCGTCAGAACCAACGGCCCGGGGAGCGTCGCGATCTTCTTATTGATCTCCACGATGCGTTCAGCGTCGCCTTCAATCAGAGCACCGGCAAATGGCGCATCGGATTCCCAGTTATTGGTCCAGATCGTACGCGCTGCCACGGAAGCCGGAATATCTTTCAGAACATTCCGCAAGCCCGAAGTCTCGTCAATATAGACGGTATTACCCGTGGCAAGGGCAGCAGTCATCTGGCGATAAAGGCCTGTTTCCGTCTGCGGAACCAGCAGGATATTTCCACGCGCATGCAACGCATAAAGATTGCGCTCACCGACCGGGCCCGGCAATTCCAGATCAAGGCCGAGCGCCGAGGCGCTGCCGGTATCGCGGGCAGCTTGTGCCAGATCATTCATGCCACGATTGCCAAGCCACTTGGCAAAGTCCTTAAGCGCCGGATCGGTGTGAACCGAGCTGTGGCGCGGCGGGATCGGCGCTGCTTCCACCAAACGTCCAAGGTAGAGTGGGCCACCAGCCTTGGGTCCGGTGCCGGACAGGCCGCGCCCGCCGAAAGGCTGCACGCCGACAATGGCGCCGATAACATTGCGATTGATATAGATATTGCCGACACGGATACGATCCGCAACGTTGGCGATGGTTTCGTCAAGGCGTGTATGCAGGCCGAAAGTAAGCCCGTAACCCGTCGCGTTAATGTCGTCGATCAGACGCTCCATATCATCGCGCTTGTAGCGCACGACATGCAATACCGGGCCGAAGACTTCCCGTTTCAGATCGCGAAGCGAATTGATCTCGATGATGGTCGGCGCAACAAAAGTGCCCTTCTCGGTTTCAGCCCCAAGCGGCAGCTGTTCGACCTTGCGGCCGAGATCGCGCATAGCCTGAACGTGCTTTTCGATTATGGTCTTGGCTTCATCGGTGATGACCGGGCCAATATCGACGTTCAGCCGGTCGGTACGACCGATCGAAAGTTCCTTCAGTGCGCCCTTGAGCATGGTCAGGATGCGGTCAGCGACGTCTTCCTGGAGGCAGAGAACACGCAGCGCTGAACAACGCTGACCGGCGCTATCAAATGCCGATGCAATCACGTCGAAAACGACCTGCTCGGCGAGCGCAGAAGAATCCACGATCATTGCATTCTGACCGCCGGTTTCAGCAATGAGCGGAATAGGCTTTCCATTTGGCAACAGACGGGAGGCAAGCTGCGCCTGAATGAGACGCGCCACTTCGGTCGAGCCTGTGAACATCACGCCGCATGTTTCTTCGGCAGCAACCAACGCGGCCCCAATGCGGCCATCGCCCGGCAGAAGCTGCAGCGCATCAGCGGGAATGCCAGCCTCATGCAGGATACGAACGCCCTGTGCTGCAATAAGCGGGGTTTCTTCGGCAGGCTTTGCCAGCACCGGATTGCCGGCGACAAGCGCTGCCGCAATCTGGCCGGTGAAGATCGCCAGCGGAAAGTTCCACGGGCTGATGCAGACGATAGGCCCCAGCGCCTTATGGCCAACGCCCAGCGTACGCCGGGTCTGTTCCGCATAATAGCGCAGGAAGTCGATGGCTTCGCGTACTTCGGCAATCGCGTTTGGCATGGATTTGCCAGCTTCGCGCATGATGAGGCCCAGTAGAACCGGCATATCACGCTGCATGATGTCAGCGGCACGTTCCAGACAGGCTGCACGCTCAGCAGGCGCGACCACCGACCAGCTCGCCGTTGCCTTCTTTGCTGCCTTCATGGCCTTGGCTACGTCTGCCTCGGCAATCTCCGTCACCTGGCCTACAACATCGCTGTGATCGCCGGGATTGAGCACCGGACGGCTGGTTCCCTTCACCTTGGCGCCAGCAACCTGCGGCTCCGATGTCCATGCACGAGTGGCGCTGTCTTTCAGAATTTTGCTCAGTTCAGCAAGCGTAGTCTCGTTCGACAGATCGAAACCATCGGAATTCTTGCGCGCGCCATAGAGATTTTCCGGCAGGGCAATCTGATCATGGCGTGCCCCGACAACAGCCATGGAGCGAACGACTTCAACCGGATCGGCGATCAGCTCATCAACGGAAACATTTTCGTCACCGATACGGTTGACGAAGGAGGAATTCGCGCCGTTTTCAAGAAGGCGGCGGACGAGATAAGCCAGCAGCGTTTCATGCGTGCCGACAGGCGCATAAATGCGGGCCGGACGGCCAAGCTTGTCAGCGCCGACAACTTCATCATAAAGCGGCTCACCCATGCCATGCAGGCACTGGAACTCAAACTTGCCGGTTTTAAAATCCGGCCCAGCCAAATGATAGATGGTGGCCAGCGTCTGCGCATTGTGGGTTGCAAATTGCGGGAAAACGGCATCGGTCGCAGCCAGAAGCTTGCGGGCGCAGGCTATGTAGGAAACATCGGTATGTACCTTGCGCGTATAAACCGGGAAATCTTCCAGTCCATCCACCTGCGCACGCTTGATCTCGGCATCCCAGTAAGCGCCCTTGACCAGACGAACCATCACGCGGCGTTTGTTCTGCCGCGCCAGATCAATGATGAAATCGAGCACAAACGGACAACGCTTGCCATAGGCCTGCACCACAAAGCCGATGCCTTCCCAATCCGCCAACTCCGGGTCTTCGATGAGGCTCTGCAACAGATCGAGCGACAGTTCCAGACGGTCAGCTTCTTCGGCATCGATATTGAGGCCGATATTATAAGACTTGGCGATGACAGCGAGCGCCTTCACCTTGGGCAGAAGCTCTCCCATCACGCGGTCGCTCTGTGAGCGGACGTAACGCGGATGCAGAGCAGAAAGCTTGATGGAAATGCCGGGGCCCTCATAAATGCCCCGACCAGCCGATGCACGACCAATGGCGTGGATCGCGGTCTCGTAATCCTTGTAATAGCGCTCGGCGTCAGCAGCAGTCGTCGCGGCTTCACCCAGCATGTCGTAGGAATAGCGGAAACCGCGTTCTTCCAACGGCTTGGCGCGTTTCAACGCCTCGTCGATGGTTTCGCCGGTGACGAACTGTTCGCCCATCATGCGCATGGCCATGTCAACGCCACGGCGAATGACAGGCTCGCCGCAACGCGCGATCAGGCGCGTCAGAGCGGCTGACAGGCCGCGATCATTGACTGTATTCGTCAGCTTGCCGGTGACCACAAGGCCCCAGGTTGCCGCGTTGACGAAAAGCGAACGCCCGCCGCCGATATGGGACTTCCAGTCGCCATTGGAAATCTTGTCGCGGATCAGCGCGTCGCGCGTCGCCATGTCGGGGATACGCAGCAGCGCTTCGGCAAGGCACATCAGCGCCACGCCTTCCTGGCTCGACAGCGAATATTCATGCACCAGACCTTCGACGCCTGTGCCCTTGTGCTTGGCGCGCAACGCTTCGATCAGCTTGCGGGCCGTGGCACGGATCTGCTTGGCCGTTTCTTCCGGCAAAGCAGCCTGCGCAGCCAATGCGGAAACGCATTCGGCTTCAGGACGACGATAAGCGGCGGTGATCGCCTGCCTCATCGCGTTTTG is from Brucella intermedia LMG 3301 and encodes:
- a CDS encoding ABC transporter permease; translated protein: MKQHNRRLNIVLMLALAAFVLLPWYRIEDGFLSFGWLDGMYGDGATAPGFWQMAFFGRPWLGAIAVLMLLCASARFILPVERRSGVLVWASLLGVIFLALQGLAIGFSGWNWTISENLFGTLADGQPAFGAGAILTGLCFLLIFSFGLAERGVMKGDAFVVSSITLLVALVAVFVFYPVISMFAGSVQDFDGSFKPEGFIDNIQDSSIWSLACLVGEGRCGVAWRTLWLALMTATGSTVLGLAFALVATRTGFPFKKGLRLLTILPIITPPFVVGLALTLLFGRAGVVTEQLSSIFGIEPGRWLYGLIGIWIAQVLSFTPISFLVLIGVVEGVSPSMEEASQTLRADRWRTFRKVSLPLMAPGLANAFLIAFIESMADFGNPMVLGGSNGVLSTEIFFAVVGAQNDPSRAAVLAIVLLCFTLTAFLIQRVWLSGKNFATVTGKGDSGMHAGLPRGLKIGVYALVIPWMVFTVVVYAMILIGGFVRQWGLDNTLTVEHYARAFSINWTENGIAWTGVAWNSFWTTMEISLLSAPLTAAVGLLTAYLIVRQRFVGRNVFEFALMLSFAIPGTVIGVSYVMAFNLPPLEMTGTALILIACFVFRNMPVGVRGGVAAMSQLDKSLDEASLTLRANSFRTIRKVILPLLRPAITAALVYSFVRAITSISAVIFLVSAEYNMATSYIVGLVENGQFGVAIAYSSMLIVVMIVVITSFQLLVGERKLRRENRVAAVTPVKTIRQEKAA
- a CDS encoding ABC transporter substrate-binding protein: MRSAFFVAALAAGVSSFAFSAQAAGNLNLICSADVVICEQMKNMFEKDTGIKVNMVRLSSGETYAKIRAEARNPKTDIWWAGTGDPHLQAASEGLTLEYKSPMLEQLNDWAKKQAESSGFRTVGVYAGALGWGYNTDILAKKNLKEPKCWADLLDASYKGEIQMANPNSSGTAYTALATLVQIMGEDKAYEYLKKLNENVSQYTKSGSAPVKSAARGETGIGIVFMHDAVSMTAEGFPIKSVAPCEGTGYEIGSMSIIKGAKNLENAKKWYDWALTAEVQSHMKDAKSFQLPSNKSAEVPKESPRFEDIKLIDYDFKTYGEPAKRKELLERWDKEIGAHAN
- the putA gene encoding trifunctional transcriptional regulator/proline dehydrogenase/L-glutamate gamma-semialdehyde dehydrogenase, whose amino-acid sequence is MTDTIPVPTNPVFQTFAPPIREQNAMRQAITAAYRRPEAECVSALAAQAALPEETAKQIRATARKLIEALRAKHKGTGVEGLVHEYSLSSQEGVALMCLAEALLRIPDMATRDALIRDKISNGDWKSHIGGGRSLFVNAATWGLVVTGKLTNTVNDRGLSAALTRLIARCGEPVIRRGVDMAMRMMGEQFVTGETIDEALKRAKPLEERGFRYSYDMLGEAATTAADAERYYKDYETAIHAIGRASAGRGIYEGPGISIKLSALHPRYVRSQSDRVMGELLPKVKALAVIAKSYNIGLNIDAEEADRLELSLDLLQSLIEDPELADWEGIGFVVQAYGKRCPFVLDFIIDLARQNKRRVMVRLVKGAYWDAEIKRAQVDGLEDFPVYTRKVHTDVSYIACARKLLAATDAVFPQFATHNAQTLATIYHLAGPDFKTGKFEFQCLHGMGEPLYDEVVGADKLGRPARIYAPVGTHETLLAYLVRRLLENGANSSFVNRIGDENVSVDELIADPVEVVRSMAVVGARHDQIALPENLYGARKNSDGFDLSNETTLAELSKILKDSATRAWTSEPQVAGAKVKGTSRPVLNPGDHSDVVGQVTEIAEADVAKAMKAAKKATASWSVVAPAERAACLERAADIMQRDMPVLLGLIMREAGKSMPNAIAEVREAIDFLRYYAEQTRRTLGVGHKALGPIVCISPWNFPLAIFTGQIAAALVAGNPVLAKPAEETPLIAAQGVRILHEAGIPADALQLLPGDGRIGAALVAAEETCGVMFTGSTEVARLIQAQLASRLLPNGKPIPLIAETGGQNAMIVDSSALAEQVVFDVIASAFDSAGQRCSALRVLCLQEDVADRILTMLKGALKELSIGRTDRLNVDIGPVITDEAKTIIEKHVQAMRDLGRKVEQLPLGAETEKGTFVAPTIIEINSLRDLKREVFGPVLHVVRYKRDDMERLIDDINATGYGLTFGLHTRLDETIANVADRIRVGNIYINRNVIGAIVGVQPFGGRGLSGTGPKAGGPLYLGRLVEAAPIPPRHSSVHTDPALKDFAKWLGNRGMNDLAQAARDTGSASALGLDLELPGPVGERNLYALHARGNILLVPQTETGLYRQMTAALATGNTVYIDETSGLRNVLKDIPASVAARTIWTNNWESDAPFAGALIEGDAERIVEINKKIATLPGPLVLTQAASSEELANNPDAYCLNWLLEEVSTSINTTAAGGNASLMAIG